Within the Streptomyces sp. R41 genome, the region GTGTTCACGGCGGTGGGGCTGGCCGCCTGGGGCGCCGCCGTCGGCACGCTCCTGTCCGCGATGTCCTCGGCGAACTCGGCCGTGACGATGATCCTGATCCTGCACGCGGCGACGCCGCTGTAGTGAACTCACGGGCGACGCGGGTGAACTCAGGGGTGGCGTACGAACTCATCGGCGGCGTCAGTGAATGCATCGGCGGCGCACGCGAGAAGGGCCGGTCACCCGAGGTGACCGGCCCACCCCCGAAGGGGCCCTGAACGGTGGGATCACGCCTGCGCGAAGTCGCCCGCGAGCGCCGAGGCGATGCGCATGTGCGATTCCGCCTCGTCGTTCCGCCCCTGGCGCTGCAGCGTGCGCCCCAGCATCAGCCGGGCGTAGTGCTCGACCGGGTCGAGCTCCACGAGCACGCGCAACTCCGCCTCGGCGCGGCGCAGTTGAGCCGAGTGGTAGTAGGAGCGCGCCAGCAGCAGCCGGGGTCCGACCTGCTCCGGCACCTCCTCGACCAGCCCGCCCAGAATCCGCGCCGCGGCGGCGTAGTCCTTGGCGTCGAAGAACATCCGCGCCCGCTCCCAGCGCTCCGCGGCCGTCCCGTGGTCGTAGTACGTCGTTTCCACTGCTGACCTCCTTCGACGGGCCACAACCGGAAGTGTTGGTTGAATATTCCACGACCTCGTGAGGCCGGCTATGCCCCGGCCAGCTCCGCGTTGGCACGCTCCGTGACGAGGGTCAGCACGCGACCCGCCGTCGCCAGGTCCTCGGCGGGAATGCCCGCGTACAGCCGGGCCGCGATCTCGTTGCCGCCGGCGCGGATCGCCTCGAACAGCTCGCGGCCGCTGTCCGTGAGCGACACCTGCCCGGCCGTCGGCTCCTCCAGTTGCTTCAGGGCCGTCATCTCGTCGACGGTCTCCCGTGCCGCCGCCTCCTCGATCTTCAGCGCACCGGTCAGCCGGCCCACGAGCCAGTCGCGCTCGACGGTCCCGCCGTTGCCCGAGACGGCCCTGAGGGCCACCGACTGGTTGAAGGTGGTTCCGGTGCGGGCCAGCACGGTCTCCAGGGCGGCACGGCTCGCGTAGTGGGCCAGTCCTATGACCTGGCCGTTGACGGGGGGAGTGGTGGTGGTCATGACTGCTCCTTCTCGGAGTGCTCGCGCGTGGAATGTGTCTTCTCTGACGGTGGATCGAGTGGTACGTCGAGCAGCGTGGCCAGCTCGTGGCTGAACGCCTTCGTGCGCTCACCGTCGAGCCCGCCGAGGGGTTCGAGAAGCTGGTCCAGGAGGCCCTGGACCACCCGGATCGCACGGCGGGCGGTCTCGCGCCCCTCTGCTGTGAGGGACAGCTGGACCGCGCGGGGGTCCGCGGGATCCCGGGTGC harbors:
- a CDS encoding tetratricopeptide repeat protein, with translation METTYYDHGTAAERWERARMFFDAKDYAAAARILGGLVEEVPEQVGPRLLLARSYYHSAQLRRAEAELRVLVELDPVEHYARLMLGRTLQRQGRNDEAESHMRIASALAGDFAQA
- a CDS encoding MarR family winged helix-turn-helix transcriptional regulator is translated as MTTTTPPVNGQVIGLAHYASRAALETVLARTGTTFNQSVALRAVSGNGGTVERDWLVGRLTGALKIEEAAARETVDEMTALKQLEEPTAGQVSLTDSGRELFEAIRAGGNEIAARLYAGIPAEDLATAGRVLTLVTERANAELAGA